The following is a genomic window from Cygnus olor isolate bCygOlo1 chromosome 26, bCygOlo1.pri.v2, whole genome shotgun sequence.
TTTTCAGTAATAGCTTGCAGTTGAGAACGttactttctcttttgcatttgCAGGGTTTAAGAGAGAGAACCTCTGTGAGTAATGGAGAAACTATCACCAGCCTACCTATCAGTATTCCTCTCAGCACAGTGCAGCCCAATAAACTCCCTGTTAGTATCCCTCTGGCCAGCGTAGTCCTACCTAGCCGTGTTGAGAAGGTGGTGAGTAAGGGATCATCAATGCTTTCCATGCCTAACTAAAATCACATTGGCCAGTAATGGGGTGCTGTGCACCAGAATCCATAGTGGGCTGCTAACCTTGAATGTCCAGTGCTTCGGGGGAGGCTGCTGTTGGGATGCATCCTCTTGTCCCTTAGTCGTGCTCTAGATTTTTGCTCCTGTGTCTGTGGTGGTGTTTCagccagaaaggaaaataaagtgaatgCCTCGAAAGGTCATAGTCTGAATGTTTGGCTTGGTGGAAAAGGTGCAGCATCTGAAAGTTTATGGCACTGGGAGCCAAGGATCCCATATGTCAACTTGTTCTTAGCCCTTGCTTTGTTGCATTACCCTGGGAGACAAATTCTGTCTCAGCTTGGTCATGGATAAATTGTTGATCTTTGTGTCCTAACTGTGTGGGATGAACCTGAGCAGTACCTTTAGGTTGTAATTGCTACTGTGAGAGTGACTGCTCTGTAGCTGACTTCTCAGGTATTTAGTAGAGAACCTTTGGGGCCATCTCTTTGAAATCCTGATAAGCTCTTGCTACTTTCAGTGGCAGAGGAGTTTCAAAATGACTGGTCCAGTTTCTCACAAACATTTGTAATTGTTTATTCAGCCTATCATTTCACAACTGTTGTGCCTGCTTTCAGGAAAACACCACCCTCAGACATTGTACCAGAGAACATAGTCTAATGTGTTTCATGTTCAGTTCGGGGTAGTTTGGAGCTTTGTGTGTATAGGCTTGGGGACGTGATAcaaccatttgttttctttctgcctgtaaAACAGTGGGCTGAGGCATTTGCTCTTTGATCACAGTGCAGTTCTGCGTCTAAACCTTCTGGAAAAATGAGTCCATTCTCTAATTAGATGGTATCAAGCGCGTGCTAGATACTATCACAGTGTAATCACTACTCAGTTTTGTCCCCTATGCTGATCTATGTTTTTTGAAAACTAGATAAATCTAAGACATTTAGGAATTAGAACCACTAATTTCTAATCTAGTAATGCATATGAATTTTGTTCTAACTAGTGACTTTTGAGTATACTTCTTGTACTAATATGCCTCTTTCTGTCCCCACAGAGAAGCACACCTAGCCCGGTTCATCAGAGCAGAGACTCATCAACACTTGAAAAGCAGATTGGTGCTAGTTCTCATAATGGTGTAAGCAATGCTGCTGGAAACAAGCCACTGGCTTTGGCTACCTCAGGTAACAGCCTCATCTATGTGAAGGTGTGCTGTCTCATCTTGACAGCACCCGCAAATGCACGCGTCTGAGTTTTTTCTGGGCGCTTTTCAGGTCATTCAGAACAGTAGAGTGCTAGGTAAATGTATGTTTTGTAATGAGAGCAAAGAATCAGAGGTGGTGATGTTCTGAGACTGTCAAAACTGTGCCTACAGCTTGGATACATTTTAGTACAGAGTATTAGCTTGATGTGTTTTTATCTGAactgcagcaccttgcagttTAAGTAGTTGGTTTTGTAAACTCTTCTAAGTGGATTAAGATATTCCTATCTCTACAGCGTTGCAAAccagcaaaatgttttccatacTATGAACTGATCTGGctttaaaaattctattttgCAGGATGGTggagttttttttaatagcagaattaatttatttaagcaAGTCACAATGGTGTCTCATGAGCATTTGTAAAGGCACGAGTATCTGGGTAGGAAGAAAGGTCAATAAGGGAGAGGGTAGGGGTACCGTTAAGTACAGACATTGCTTCTGAACTCACTCATCTGTTGAAATTGTGGCTTTTAGCTGTTCAGAATATGGAATGTTGTGGACCGAGAAAAGTAGGTTCTGGTATACAGAAGCTGTTCTACAGCTGATCCCTCATCAGAGTGCATTTGTTCTTAATGTTTATCACCTTGAGGGGCTTCTGTTGTTTCTAGCATCTGTTTTGCAAAGAAGGGCTTGGCTGCAATTTTctataaaaccaaataaatgttaaaaaataatttaaaaaaatgtaaaacaatacTGTGTTCCCTTCTACCCCTTTAATTTAGGCAGCCCAGAGGCAAGGCCTTACTAGAGCACTAAACCCATTTATGATATGCCATGACAAATACTTAATCCCCTTTCCAAGCTTCTTCCCACGTGGCATTCTTCTGCCACAATTTCTTTGAAGATACCCTGTCACTTCCTAAGCCACAGCCTTTTGTCTAATTTTGAGTAGGAGGTGGGCTGTATAGATGACAGtcccttcatttttttgaggaagaaatGGACTGAAATTGCTGATCTCATTTCCTTGATGATAGGAAGGAGTTGAGAGTAGAGGAGCCCTGATCTCAGAAGGTGTAGAAATTCAAAAAACTTTCACGAGTTCCATTTAAATACTGTATGGAGCACAGGATATCTCCATATAACACATGAATTTTCCTGAATTgggaaaagaataatgaaaataattaacacCTAACTGGAACCATCAGCACACAGAGCCATCTTCTCAACTGCACAATGTAAAAAGCAGCTGCGCAGTTTCCCATGTAGTACACGGCTGCTGGCTGAGCGAACACGGGTAGAGCTGAATCTACTCCCAGCCATCCCAGAAATCTAGCACTGTGAACTATCACTCAGCAGAAGCAATGATGTATACTTTCCCTTTCAACAGGTTTTTCTTACTCTTCTGGCTCCGTGGCAGTCAATGGAAATCTTACAAACAGCCCAGCCCATCTTAACCATAGTGTTGATCAGGCAGCTCTGGACGACTCTGGGAGTCTGTTTAACTCAGTAGGGTCTCGGAGTTCCACTCCACAACATCCTTTGCTAATGATGCAGTCAAGGAACTCTGGGCAAAACTCCCCTGCTCACCAGCACTCAACAAGCCCCAGGTTAAATGGCACCTCCCAGAGCCTGGTAGGGGTATTGCAATATGCAGATGCTCAGAAGATGTTTGCCGAAGGAACAAAGGGGGATCTTCAGTCTGATGCAGCGTTTTCAGATCCTGAGAACGAGGCCAAGAGAAGAATCATCTTTACAATCTCTCCTAATACAGGACATGTAAAACAATCCCCTTCCAACAAGCACAGTCCTCTGCCCGCGAGCGCTCGGCTGGACTGCGGCCAAGCACACGCGCAGGATGGGAAGAAGCGAGGCCGGCGGAAGAGATCCTCTACTGGGAATCTCAGCGGGAACTCCGGGGTCTCCCCTAAACGTAAATCCTTACCCACTATGTCTGGACTCTTTACTCAACCATCAGGTTCACCGCTCAATATCAACTCCATGGTAAGGGCAAAAATGAAGAGCTCAAGCAAAAGAGAAGGGCCTGGGAAATCTCTTTGAATTAGAAATAAGCTTCTACTGCTTTATTATTTGGCATACCCTCAGGTTGTCACAGTGTTAGTAGCTAGAACTGGAGTATAGACCCTTTGTGGAAATGGCCCATCTGGGAGGCAAGAGAATTGCTGAAAGCTGGTGAACTATTTTAGAATAGGTAGAACACCTCAGAGTTTTTTCTGTCAgagcattaaaaattaaaaacaatttattctcttttgaCAAAGAGCTTGTTTTTGCAgtgaagttgatttttttttttttagtctgtagattaaatattttgaatatagtTTAAGCTGAGATAGACTAAATAGCTTGAGTGCCAGAAGCATATGGCATTCTCACATTAATAAGCCAGCTATACAAGTTGTGTTCATGTGATCCTGCAGTGGtagtttgaaaagaaatgtgattgtcccatgtcttcatttctgtgtttaaacataaaatcaaataatgaaaatatttttccaagttaCATTAAAGCTTTCCAGGGCACTCTAGTGCAAGATGCTGGAGTATAACAATGGCAGCGCTAAACAAGCAGCCATTGGCGTATCCTAAAGCTGAGCAAGTTAAGCCTGCTCTTGATATCCTTAACAAGATGCCTTTTTTCTAAAGGGATACTCTCATCCAtaactgctttctttccttcttgcccAGGTCAATAACATTAACCAGCCTTTAGAAATAACAGCCATTTCCTCTCCTGAAAACTCCCTGAAGAACTCTCCTGTTCCTTACCAGGACAATGACCAGCCCCCGgtattgaaaaaggaaaagccccTCATTCAGACCAACGGCGTTCATTACTCTCCCCTAACGTCAGATGAAGAGCAGGGATCTGAAGATGAGCACAATAGCACCAGGTGAATATGCAGGCATAGGTTTCCGGATGAGATTTCTCAGGAAGCCAATAAAGGTGCAATAAACAGGAGAGGTGTGTTAAGCTGTCTTTGTTCCCTTTGCTTGGAGACTGATTCCATTATGCCAAGCCTCTTGTGAGACTGAAATTGTGAATAGGGAAGGTTTTTCGGCAGCAGCACTTGAATGTGGGAATCTATTcttcttgctgtgtttgcaAGGCTGACAGTCTGGCCTCCGAAAGAATTATCGTagaaactatttctttttgctgtgttgCTTGTAGTTTTTATTGTGTTGCCTGTAGGAGTACTGGGGCCAAGTGTGTAATTTTTAACTAAGAATCCGTCTCCCTCTCGCTCCCAGTTTCAGCTTGATTCAAAATTTTTCGCTTCCTACCCCAAAATGATAATGCGTTACTCTGAAAATGGAGTACTTGCCACACTTTGCTGGCCTGTGAGGTGCAATGATTTTGTTCTTGCTCGAGGTGCTGGAAAAACAACCACTGTAGAAATGGGAGCAACAGCCAACGTCTTGTTGTGAAAGAGCGACAATGAAGTTCTCTGAACATGCACTAATCTTGGCAAAGAGCACAAATTCTGTAATAGCTTCTAGTTAGTGCTTGGTGGATTATTCTAGTGCTTTTAAATCCCTTTAGTAACATGCAGTTTTCTAGGTGACTTGGCTTTATATACTTTAGTCCACTGTTAAGAAATGAACCTGAGGGAGATATTTAAGGGTAAATGTGCAACAAAAAGGTTGCAGTGTtataacctttttattttcccactaGAATTGAGAGGAAAATTGCAACAATATCATTGGAAAGCAAATCTCCACAGAAGACTGTTGAAAATGGTAAGTGTAGGGAATGTTAATTAGTTGTTTTAATGGTTGGGCTTGGGAATGGGTGGCTGCCACTGACTGACGTTGTTATCAATAGCAGGCCTTTCTGTGCTGTTGAGCAGAGTGCAGTTCTGCCAGGGCTTTGCATCACAGTAATTAAGACAGGTGGCTGATAATTACAGATTTTGGGTCAGTCTTTTTGGTAGTCACGGGTCACGAAAGATTTGACCGGTTGTTTTTCACTAAGTCAGGGCTTGGGGAGGGATCTGTAGTGCAAAGgctgaggaaagagaaaatcagCATTCTCAAACTTTTTCAGAGCATTAAGCTAAATTTGAAGGGTTTTTAGGTGACTTGTCAAGTATTTCTGCCTTTGGATCAGAAAGAATTAAagactgattaaaaatatgggcgttgaaggaaaaaacaaaactgttcttaCTGAGCAGATTAggtgaaagctgctttttgatATTTACAAACCTTTCTTTCTAGGTGGCAGCTTATCTGGGAGGAAACAAGCACAAACCAACGAGAACATGAACAGCAGTAAATGGAAATCTACTTTTTCACCAATATCTGACATCAACCTAACCAAAACTACAGACAGTCCCTTGCAGTCGGTTTCATCCCTGAGCCAGAATTCGTTGTTTGCCTTCAGGCCGTCCTCTGAGGACAGCCTAGCCATTGACGCCAAGATCACAGCACACGCGAGGAAAAGCATTGCCATGCCCTCGTCTGGGGCAGACGGGCTCAGCCCTAGTACAAACTCCACCAACGGATTCACGTACAATGGTGGACTGTCAACTGACATTGGTTTACACAGCTTTATCGATGGTGCTTCTCTTCCGCACAAGGCTTCAGACGTGACGACTTCCAACTGCTCCCTGGGTTTTCAGTCGCAGCGAAGCAAAGATGTGGGGATATCAGAAACAAATCCATTTTTGAACAAGAGGCAACTTGAAGGCCTCAGTGGCACGAAAGGAGAAGACTTAAATCGGTCAGGGGTCAAAAGCAAAGAGATGAGCGAAATAAGCATTCGTACTGGGGGTTCTTCGGAAAAAAACTCTTTGCAGCATAACGGAAAGGTCGGCAAAGGAAGGGACCGAGATGTGGAGTTTAAAAACGGCCACaaccttttcatttctgctgctgtttcgTCTGGTGGCCTTCTGAATGGTAAAAGCCTTTCTACTGCTGTTTCTTCAGCAGGCAACCCAGCATCTTCTGTGCAGGCGCACCATCCTTTCCTAAACACTTTGACCACTGGATCACAGTTCCCCCTTGGCCCCATGGCCTTGCAAGCAAACCTCAACTCGGTGACAAATTCCTCAGTATTGCAGTCCTTATTTAACTCgatgccagctgctgccagtcTGGTCCACGTGTCATCAGCTGCAACCAGACTGACTAATTCTCACACTATGGGGAACTTCTCTCCTGGGGTTACAGGTGGAACAGTTGGAGGTAGGCAGAACTCTTTCTCTGGTATAAGACAGGGCCTAAAGGAAAGTCTGACACTGCCTCTCCAGGGGTGAGACCCTTTCACTTCTGCAGGATGTGGAGCAAATCTCTCCCACATAACCCGTCTCTCTTCTCTCTCGGAAATGCTAGGATGAGTTCATTTCCCCACAGTGAAATCCCATGAGCTTTGTCTACTAGATGATCTTGTTGTATCACCTTAATGAAAGAATACACCCAGACTTTGTGATTTCATAATGTATGCTTGTTCAGATGTTGCTGTGGTGGAACCAACTTAGGTCCACCTGCAGGTAAAAGATTTAACTTGTGTTACCAAGCTAAGGATCTCTAACTTGTCAACTTGAGTAAAGGTTGAGATTAGGCCTTGAATGGATTTAGGATGATCCAGGAAGAGCGAAACATCACTGTCTCTTCAGAGGAAATGGTGTTGGGAATTGCGTAGCATTCTGGCTCTTGAACGGACATGAAGAGCATTCCTTTGCCAGGAAGGGCAATGCCATATGCAGCTTGCACTTCTGGGATTCTGCACAGGCTTGGCTTCTGTGGTCCAAACTGGAGACAAGCTGGCAGGACTAGAAGATAGTCTGAACCTGCCATTACTAAATGTCAAAGGCAGTTTTTCTTACCTGTCCAAAATCATTCAGGCACCATGTCGGGAAATCCTAACTCTCACATCTCTCAGCATGTAGATTTGCTGGAAATGCAGTctcccctctgctgccctgtaagtgggaaagcaggagggtggggagggaagagcagcagtTTGAGTCTTCAGATAAACAACTCTAGAGACCACGTAATCTCATCAAAAGTCTGCCTGTGTGATATAGAACTGACAGTTCTTGGGTCTGACCGTTTGTCCTCGTGGCATTTAGAGGTTGGCAGTAGGAAAGGTAAGTGAAACCTTTTGTACCTCCTGGCCTGCACCATTATCTCTCATTGCTTGCTGCCTTCTCATGCTGCATATTTTTGTATGGGGCCATAACTActataattttgctttttttttgttttttgtttctcttgtcaCTTGCGACTGTACAAAGCCCATCTGTTGAAGCTgagtttttctctcctgtttgcAGGTATTTTTAACCATGCGGTGccttctgcctcctctcctcATCAATTTGGAGCCAgtttcagcagcagtgctgtctcTAGCAGCACAGTGCTAAGCTTAAACCCTCTGCAGGCTGTTGCCAGCACGTCATCCTCATCCTTCCCACCCTCCTCCTCTAATTTAGTAATATCTAGTGAGAATAGATCTGCTCAGCACCTCAACAGAGCGCCAGTGCAATCTGTTTTCcattcccccccaccccctcctaACGTTTCCTTGCCCCCACCTCCTCCATTACTTGCTTCTAATCCTGAGCCTGCGCTTCTGCAGAACCTACCATCTCTCCCACCTGGCGATGCTTTTTTGCCatcctcttctgctgcttctgtccaATCTGCTAATGCTTCTTTGTCTATTAAGCTAGCCTCTCTCCAGCACAAAACCTCCCGCCCCTCCTTTACAGTCCATCACCCGCCTCTGCCCCGCTTGGCGCTGGCACAGTCCGCGCCCATGATCACGCAGTCCAACGCAGCTGGCACGTCCGCTATGTGGGTTACACTTGGCATGCAGTCTCCTTATGCTTCGCACCTTTCTGGGGTTAAGCCACGATAAAGAGCTTGCTTAGCTAACAGTTCTTATTTTGTAAGGTAAggctagaggaaaaaaaaacaaaaccaaaacaatcaGGAGTTTTGTGCAAGATGCTGAATGatgcttcttccttttcagagaTAGGGTGGGGATGGGCTCTGTGAAACAAACCTCTAAAATGTGGGAAGCAAATAATGTCACGGCAGAGGGTGAAGAGGCTTAATGCTCTCTGTTCTGGGAGTCAGGATTTCTCGACAAGGAGTGCTCACAGTGGTAACTCTGGTCTGTCTCATCTGACATCAGGATTATGTTCAGGTTGGGATcacttcttgaaaatgtttacttCTGAAGATCAGTTATCAGGAGGAAGTCCTATTTTTAAGTAAGGTTTTTATACAGTTGTTGGCAGTGGTTGTTGCCTACTTTGATTCCCCCTTGTCCTCTTCTTGCCTTCCAACACAGACTGTTACTTCTTCCACAAGTCCATGTTCGCATAGCATTAGGATGCgtgatgctgctgctttgtgacTCTGGCAACGTGGTGGTCTTGTTTTCATTGTCAGTCAATAACTGCTGCTCTCAGTcataaagttaaaaaatctCCAGGTTACAAGCTGCAGCTTTGTCTTGGAGTGCAAATGCACTGGTCTTGCACTGCAGTCAATGTGCCCCCTGCATCACTGGAAAACACAATCACAGGTAGCAAAACGTTATAATCTGAATTAGAATAAACCAAGAAGGCCTTGTTATCTGCACACTGCAGCGTTACTGGACTTGACTGCTAGGGCTAACAGTAACAGTCTCTATCAGATGCTGTATTTATGCTCATTTGGCAATCACTGACTTTCTGGGTAGACGTGAATGAGATGATAGGGAACATGCAGGGTTCACTGCGGTCCATGCTTCAtaagggctggggctgcagaagAGAGGAGGGTCTCTGGagactgtgtgtgtttttactGAAGCAGTATTTAAATGCCTTTAGAGCAACTCCAGAATAAAGTGTACCACCACAGAGTTGGGTACTGTTGTTGTGAAAATACTCTGTGGCATCGTGATGTAACAGCTCGTGACTGCAAAGTTAAATCAGTATGTTAGGGCCCAGAGCTCGCTCCATGCTTTTCTTGTAGGTCTTTGATGTTGTTGCTGTTCACTGATACCAAAGCTACGTAAAATCTATGGTTGGATACTCTTTGCTGCTTATAAAACATATGCCTCAATTACAATATACCTGAGAGATTCTTTTGACTGTGCATTGTTTATAGTGTCTTCATCACGTAATTGCTTCACAGACATGAACTTAGTTTCGTTAGGCTTTTGTGAGGCAGGTAAGTGTCCTCTATATGACAAGTGAGGGCGAGGAGGAGTTCAGTGATGTCCCTGTGTGCCTGCAGGGTGACAGGATGATGGGGTCACAGGGTGGGCTTGGAAGACCCTGGTTAGAAACAAGCTCGGGGCCAAGGCCGAGGAGGATTAGATGTGGGGCTTTGTACACCTGAGCGACTCCGGAGAGCGGTGTGGAAGTCAGCTGAAGCAGATGCCTTACCTGGAGTGGGGGTCAGGCTGGGCTGGACTCCATGCCATTGTGTGTGATGGGTCCTGCCACAGCAAGTCTCGGAGCAAAATAGGCAAGGCACAAAAGTGAAGTTCAGCGCAAGGCAGCTGGATGTCTAAAACTGGACTgcggagcagaggggcagaagtAATGCTCCTAGGAGATGGTTTGTGAGACAAATGTATTATAGTTGGGGTCCTGCTCCAGGTGACATATGTGAAATATTTGAGCATTTTCATTGACCTTAACCTGAACATGTGTGCTCGAAGTCCTTGCAGAACTGAGGCTGAAATCTGGAATGGGACTACAATAATCTGTTTCGTTTCTCCTAACATTTCTCCCGCAAGGTAGTAACAAATGCAAAGCAGATTAGTGTGTGCTAAAAAAGGTGAACTCCCGAG
Proteins encoded in this region:
- the DOT1L gene encoding histone-lysine N-methyltransferase, H3 lysine-79 specific isoform X2; translation: MDKHHDAAHEIIETIRWVCEEIPDLKLAMENYVLIDYDTKSFESMQRLCDKYNRAIDSIHQLWKGTTQPMKLNTRPSNGLLRHILQQVYNHSVTDPEKLNNYEPFSPEVYGETSFDLVAQMIDEIKMTEDDLFVDLGSGVGQVVLQVAAATNCKHHYGVEKADIPAKYAETMDREFRKWMKWYGKKHAEYTLERGDFLSEEWRERIANTSVIFVNNFAFGPEVDHQLKERFANMKEGGRIVSSKPFAPLNFRINSRNLSDIGTIMRVVELSPLKGSVSWTGKPVSYYLHTIDRTILENYFSSLKNPKLREEQEAARRRQQRENKSNTTTPTKVQENKDSGAEEEKAGANSVKKPSPSKARKKKLSKKGRKMAGRKRGRPKKMNTANTERKTKKNQTALELLHAQTVSQTSSSSPQDAYKSPHSPYYQLPPKVQRHSSNQLLVTPTPPALQKLLDSFKIQYMQFMAYMKTPQYKASLQQLLEQEKEKNAQLLGTAQQLFTHCQAQKEEIKRLFQQKLDELGVKALTYNDLIQAQKEISAHNQQLKEQTKQLEKDNSELRNQSLQLLKARCEELKLDWSTLSLENLLKEKQALKNQISEKQKHCLELQISIVELEKSQRQQELMQLKSYTPSDESLSVQLRNKNHLSRDPEADHGRFQLELECSKFPMPHINGMSPELSMNGHATPYEIHNTFSRPSSKQNTPQYTTSHLDQEIVPCTPNHSSRQKADKMTSLSLPDYTRFSPAKIALRRHLNQDHAVNGKATTNEIQRADHVKENGLTYPSPGISNGIKLSPQETRPSSPAALPIAGEKGLRERTSVSNGETITSLPISIPLSTVQPNKLPVSIPLASVVLPSRVEKVRSTPSPVHQSRDSSTLEKQIGASSHNGVSNAAGNKPLALATSGFSYSSGSVAVNGNLTNSPAHLNHSVDQAALDDSGSLFNSVGSRSSTPQHPLLMMQSRNSGQNSPAHQHSTSPRLNGTSQSLVGVLQYADAQKMFAEGTKGDLQSDAAFSDPENEAKRRIIFTISPNTGHVKQSPSNKHSPLPASARLDCGQAHAQDGKKRGRRKRSSTGNLSGNSGVSPKRKSLPTMSGLFTQPSGSPLNINSMVNNINQPLEITAISSPENSLKNSPVPYQDNDQPPVLKKEKPLIQTNGVHYSPLTSDEEQGSEDEHNSTRIERKIATISLESKSPQKTVENGGSLSGRKQAQTNENMNSSKWKSTFSPISDINLTKTTDSPLQSVSSLSQNSLFAFRPSSEDSLAIDAKITAHARKSIAMPSSGADGLSPSTNSTNGFTYNGGLSTDIGLHSFIDGASLPHKASDVTTSNCSLGFQSQRSKDVGISETNPFLNKRQLEGLSGTKGEDLNRSGVKSKEMSEISIRTGGSSEKNSLQHNGKVGKGRDRDVEFKNGHNLFISAAVSSGGLLNGKSLSTAVSSAGNPASSVQAHHPFLNTLTTGSQFPLGPMALQANLNSVTNSSVLQSLFNSMPAAASLVHVSSAATRLTNSHTMGNFSPGVTGGTVGGIFNHAVPSASSPHQFGASFSSSAVSSSTVLSLNPLQAVASTSSSSFPPSSSNLVISSENRSAQHLNRAPVQSVFHSPPPPPNVSLPPPPPLLASNPEPALLQNLPSLPPGDAFLPSSSAASVQSANASLSIKLASLQHKTSRPSFTVHHPPLPRLALAQSAPMITQSNAAGTSAMWVTLGMQSPYASHLSGVKPR
- the DOT1L gene encoding histone-lysine N-methyltransferase, H3 lysine-79 specific isoform X1 — translated: MGERLELRLKSPVGAEPAVYPWPLPVYDKHHDAAHEIIETIRWVCEEIPDLKLAMENYVLIDYDTKSFESMQRLCDKYNRAIDSIHQLWKGTTQPMKLNTRPSNGLLRHILQQVYNHSVTDPEKLNNYEPFSPEVYGETSFDLVAQMIDEIKMTEDDLFVDLGSGVGQVVLQVAAATNCKHHYGVEKADIPAKYAETMDREFRKWMKWYGKKHAEYTLERGDFLSEEWRERIANTSVIFVNNFAFGPEVDHQLKERFANMKEGGRIVSSKPFAPLNFRINSRNLSDIGTIMRVVELSPLKGSVSWTGKPVSYYLHTIDRTILENYFSSLKNPKLREEQEAARRRQQRENKSNTTTPTKVQENKDSGAEEEKAGANSVKKPSPSKARKKKLSKKGRKMAGRKRGRPKKMNTANTERKTKKNQTALELLHAQTVSQTSSSSPQDAYKSPHSPYYQLPPKVQRHSSNQLLVTPTPPALQKLLDSFKIQYMQFMAYMKTPQYKASLQQLLEQEKEKNAQLLGTAQQLFTHCQAQKEEIKRLFQQKLDELGVKALTYNDLIQAQKEISAHNQQLKEQTKQLEKDNSELRNQSLQLLKARCEELKLDWSTLSLENLLKEKQALKNQISEKQKHCLELQISIVELEKSQRQQELMQLKSYTPSDESLSVQLRNKNHLSRDPEADHGRFQLELECSKFPMPHINGMSPELSMNGHATPYEIHNTFSRPSSKQNTPQYTTSHLDQEIVPCTPNHSSRQKADKMTSLSLPDYTRFSPAKIALRRHLNQDHAVNGKATTNEIQRADHVKENGLTYPSPGISNGIKLSPQETRPSSPAALPIAGEKGLRERTSVSNGETITSLPISIPLSTVQPNKLPVSIPLASVVLPSRVEKVRSTPSPVHQSRDSSTLEKQIGASSHNGVSNAAGNKPLALATSGFSYSSGSVAVNGNLTNSPAHLNHSVDQAALDDSGSLFNSVGSRSSTPQHPLLMMQSRNSGQNSPAHQHSTSPRLNGTSQSLVGVLQYADAQKMFAEGTKGDLQSDAAFSDPENEAKRRIIFTISPNTGHVKQSPSNKHSPLPASARLDCGQAHAQDGKKRGRRKRSSTGNLSGNSGVSPKRKSLPTMSGLFTQPSGSPLNINSMVNNINQPLEITAISSPENSLKNSPVPYQDNDQPPVLKKEKPLIQTNGVHYSPLTSDEEQGSEDEHNSTRIERKIATISLESKSPQKTVENGGSLSGRKQAQTNENMNSSKWKSTFSPISDINLTKTTDSPLQSVSSLSQNSLFAFRPSSEDSLAIDAKITAHARKSIAMPSSGADGLSPSTNSTNGFTYNGGLSTDIGLHSFIDGASLPHKASDVTTSNCSLGFQSQRSKDVGISETNPFLNKRQLEGLSGTKGEDLNRSGVKSKEMSEISIRTGGSSEKNSLQHNGKVGKGRDRDVEFKNGHNLFISAAVSSGGLLNGKSLSTAVSSAGNPASSVQAHHPFLNTLTTGSQFPLGPMALQANLNSVTNSSVLQSLFNSMPAAASLVHVSSAATRLTNSHTMGNFSPGVTGGTVGGIFNHAVPSASSPHQFGASFSSSAVSSSTVLSLNPLQAVASTSSSSFPPSSSNLVISSENRSAQHLNRAPVQSVFHSPPPPPNVSLPPPPPLLASNPEPALLQNLPSLPPGDAFLPSSSAASVQSANASLSIKLASLQHKTSRPSFTVHHPPLPRLALAQSAPMITQSNAAGTSAMWVTLGMQSPYASHLSGVKPR
- the DOT1L gene encoding histone-lysine N-methyltransferase, H3 lysine-79 specific isoform X4 translates to MENYVLIDYDTKSFESMQRLCDKYNRAIDSIHQLWKGTTQPMKLNTRPSNGLLRHILQQVYNHSVTDPEKLNNYEPFSPEVYGETSFDLVAQMIDEIKMTEDDLFVDLGSGVGQVVLQVAAATNCKHHYGVEKADIPAKYAETMDREFRKWMKWYGKKHAEYTLERGDFLSEEWRERIANTSVIFVNNFAFGPEVDHQLKERFANMKEGGRIVSSKPFAPLNFRINSRNLSDIGTIMRVVELSPLKGSVSWTGKPVSYYLHTIDRTILENYFSSLKNPKLREEQEAARRRQQRENKSNTTTPTKVQENKDSGAEEEKAGANSVKKPSPSKARKKKLSKKGRKMAGRKRGRPKKMNTANTERKTKKNQTALELLHAQTVSQTSSSSPQDAYKSPHSPYYQLPPKVQRHSSNQLLVTPTPPALQKLLDSFKIQYMQFMAYMKTPQYKASLQQLLEQEKEKNAQLLGTAQQLFTHCQAQKEEIKRLFQQKLDELGVKALTYNDLIQAQKEISAHNQQLKEQTKQLEKDNSELRNQSLQLLKARCEELKLDWSTLSLENLLKEKQALKNQISEKQKHCLELQISIVELEKSQRQQELMQLKSYTPSDESLSVQLRNKNHLSRDPEADHGRFQLELECSKFPMPHINGMSPELSMNGHATPYEIHNTFSRPSSKQNTPQYTTSHLDQEIVPCTPNHSSRQKADKMTSLSLPDYTRFSPAKIALRRHLNQDHAVNGKATTNEIQRADHVKENGLTYPSPGISNGIKLSPQETRPSSPAALPIAGEKGLRERTSVSNGETITSLPISIPLSTVQPNKLPVSIPLASVVLPSRVEKVRSTPSPVHQSRDSSTLEKQIGASSHNGVSNAAGNKPLALATSGFSYSSGSVAVNGNLTNSPAHLNHSVDQAALDDSGSLFNSVGSRSSTPQHPLLMMQSRNSGQNSPAHQHSTSPRLNGTSQSLVGVLQYADAQKMFAEGTKGDLQSDAAFSDPENEAKRRIIFTISPNTGHVKQSPSNKHSPLPASARLDCGQAHAQDGKKRGRRKRSSTGNLSGNSGVSPKRKSLPTMSGLFTQPSGSPLNINSMVNNINQPLEITAISSPENSLKNSPVPYQDNDQPPVLKKEKPLIQTNGVHYSPLTSDEEQGSEDEHNSTRIERKIATISLESKSPQKTVENGGSLSGRKQAQTNENMNSSKWKSTFSPISDINLTKTTDSPLQSVSSLSQNSLFAFRPSSEDSLAIDAKITAHARKSIAMPSSGADGLSPSTNSTNGFTYNGGLSTDIGLHSFIDGASLPHKASDVTTSNCSLGFQSQRSKDVGISETNPFLNKRQLEGLSGTKGEDLNRSGVKSKEMSEISIRTGGSSEKNSLQHNGKVGKGRDRDVEFKNGHNLFISAAVSSGGLLNGKSLSTAVSSAGNPASSVQAHHPFLNTLTTGSQFPLGPMALQANLNSVTNSSVLQSLFNSMPAAASLVHVSSAATRLTNSHTMGNFSPGVTGGTVGGIFNHAVPSASSPHQFGASFSSSAVSSSTVLSLNPLQAVASTSSSSFPPSSSNLVISSENRSAQHLNRAPVQSVFHSPPPPPNVSLPPPPPLLASNPEPALLQNLPSLPPGDAFLPSSSAASVQSANASLSIKLASLQHKTSRPSFTVHHPPLPRLALAQSAPMITQSNAAGTSAMWVTLGMQSPYASHLSGVKPR